Proteins encoded together in one Mycobacterium sp. MS1601 window:
- the mgtE gene encoding magnesium transporter yields MPMGATKSSTPKLEQVLVAESIKDLTHWLETVEDPTERAHQLAELSKSQMRVLGDLLDADTGIELYESVDDHLAAQVLRQLPATRVAAFLDLLDSDHAGNVMREVDESTREKWLTALPAPRAAVLRELLSWPKDSVAAHMVPEALTVRPDMTAPEAVDAIRGHAAQMRSDSRSGAYIYVTDDDNHLLGVVPFRNLVLAAPDQTVDDLMETDVITLSPLTDQEDAAQLLIDHRLVALPVVDADNRLLGLLTEDDAADIAEEEATEDAEKQGGSAPLEVPYLRASPWHLWKKRIVWLLVLFAAEAYTGTVLRAFEDELEAVVALAFFIPLLIGTGGNTGTQITTTLVRAMATGQVRFRDVPAILVKELSTGMLIALAMAAAAMIRAWTLGVGPEVTLTVSLSVAAIVLWASFAASILPPLLKKCRVDPAVVSAPMIATIVDGTGLLIYFMIAKLTLSELAGL; encoded by the coding sequence ATGCCCATGGGCGCAACGAAGTCGAGCACTCCGAAGTTGGAGCAGGTCCTCGTAGCGGAGAGCATCAAGGATCTGACGCACTGGTTGGAGACGGTAGAGGATCCCACCGAACGTGCCCACCAGCTCGCAGAGCTGTCCAAGTCACAGATGCGGGTGCTCGGTGACCTACTGGACGCCGACACCGGAATAGAACTCTACGAGAGCGTCGATGACCACCTGGCCGCCCAGGTGCTGCGGCAGCTGCCCGCCACCCGAGTGGCGGCCTTCCTGGACCTGCTGGACTCCGACCATGCGGGAAACGTGATGCGCGAGGTGGACGAATCCACCCGCGAAAAGTGGCTCACTGCGCTGCCCGCGCCGCGCGCCGCGGTGCTGCGCGAACTGCTGTCCTGGCCCAAGGACAGTGTTGCAGCGCACATGGTCCCCGAGGCCCTCACCGTCCGGCCGGACATGACAGCACCCGAGGCAGTGGACGCCATCCGAGGCCACGCGGCGCAGATGCGCAGCGATTCGCGCAGCGGCGCCTACATCTACGTCACCGACGACGACAACCACCTGTTGGGTGTTGTCCCGTTCCGGAATCTGGTGCTGGCTGCCCCCGATCAAACCGTCGATGACCTGATGGAGACCGACGTCATCACACTGTCGCCGCTGACCGACCAGGAGGACGCGGCGCAACTGTTGATCGACCACCGACTGGTGGCACTACCCGTCGTTGATGCCGACAACCGCCTGCTCGGTCTGCTCACCGAGGACGACGCCGCCGACATCGCCGAGGAGGAGGCCACCGAAGACGCCGAAAAGCAGGGTGGCTCAGCCCCCTTGGAGGTGCCCTACCTGCGAGCCTCGCCGTGGCACCTGTGGAAGAAACGCATCGTGTGGTTGCTGGTGCTGTTCGCCGCGGAGGCCTACACAGGCACGGTGTTACGCGCTTTCGAGGACGAGCTCGAAGCGGTGGTGGCCCTGGCGTTCTTCATCCCGCTGCTGATCGGCACCGGCGGCAACACCGGCACCCAGATCACCACCACGCTGGTGCGCGCCATGGCCACCGGGCAGGTGCGTTTTCGGGACGTCCCGGCCATCCTCGTCAAGGAACTGTCCACCGGCATGCTGATTGCGCTGGCCATGGCAGCCGCCGCGATGATCCGCGCCTGGACACTGGGCGTGGGGCCGGAAGTCACTCTGACCGTGTCGCTGTCGGTGGCGGCCATTGTGCTGTGGGCGTCGTTCGCCGCCTCGATTCTGCCGCCACTGCTGAAGAAGTGCCGCGTGGACCCTGCCGTGGTGTCAGCACCGATGATCGCCACCATCGTCGACGGCACCGGGCTACTGATCTACTTCATGATCGCGAAGTTGACGCTCTCCGAGCTGGCCGGGTTGTGA
- a CDS encoding cytochrome P450 — MTVTDDFSRFGANFDFTSPAVLESGMPVDQFAELRRTSPVWWNHQPPGASVFDDGGYWVITKHEDIKQISRDGEVWSTNVKGAVMRLPDGVTADQLDLTKALLINHDPPAHTRLRKLVSRLFTPRAVAALEQGLERTARDIVTAAAEKKAGNFVDDIAMGLPLAAIADLIGVPDADRRKLFDWTNSIMNTDDPDFNDVDPAVANAELMGYAYAMAEERRRNPADDIVTRLIEADVDGDSLGDVEFAFFVILLAVAGNETTRNAMTHGMLAFAHHPQQWELFKRERPLTAVDEIVRWATPVHCFQRTALADTQVGEVAVRAGQRVGLFYSSANFDEDVFDRPFEFDITRSPNPHLGFGGNGIHYCIGANLARTEIRLMFEAIADLLPDIEVLGEPQRLRSGWINGIKDLQVAYC; from the coding sequence ATGACGGTCACCGATGACTTCTCCCGTTTCGGCGCGAACTTCGATTTCACCTCCCCGGCGGTGTTGGAGAGCGGCATGCCGGTAGACCAGTTCGCCGAGTTGCGCCGCACGTCGCCGGTGTGGTGGAACCACCAACCTCCGGGGGCCTCCGTCTTCGATGACGGCGGCTACTGGGTGATCACCAAACACGAAGACATCAAACAGATCTCCCGAGACGGCGAGGTGTGGTCCACCAACGTCAAGGGTGCCGTCATGCGCCTGCCCGACGGTGTGACCGCTGATCAACTCGACCTCACCAAGGCGCTGCTGATCAATCACGACCCACCCGCGCACACCCGGCTGCGGAAGCTGGTGTCCAGGCTGTTCACCCCGCGTGCCGTGGCCGCACTGGAACAGGGACTCGAGCGCACCGCCCGGGACATCGTCACCGCGGCGGCAGAGAAAAAGGCGGGCAACTTCGTCGACGACATCGCGATGGGGCTGCCGCTGGCGGCGATCGCCGATCTGATCGGTGTCCCCGATGCCGACCGGCGCAAGCTCTTCGACTGGACCAACTCGATCATGAACACCGATGACCCCGACTTCAACGACGTCGATCCCGCGGTGGCCAATGCCGAGCTGATGGGCTACGCGTACGCCATGGCCGAGGAGCGCCGGCGCAACCCGGCCGACGATATCGTCACCCGGCTCATCGAAGCCGACGTCGACGGCGACTCCCTCGGCGATGTCGAGTTCGCGTTCTTCGTGATCTTGCTCGCGGTGGCAGGCAACGAGACCACCCGCAATGCGATGACCCACGGCATGCTGGCATTCGCCCACCACCCGCAGCAGTGGGAGCTTTTCAAGCGTGAACGACCGCTGACCGCGGTGGACGAGATCGTGCGTTGGGCGACGCCGGTGCACTGCTTCCAGCGCACCGCACTGGCCGATACTCAGGTGGGTGAGGTCGCCGTCCGCGCCGGGCAGCGGGTCGGATTGTTCTACAGCTCCGCCAACTTCGACGAAGATGTCTTCGATCGACCGTTCGAGTTCGACATCACCCGCAGCCCGAATCCGCACCTGGGATTCGGCGGTAACGGGATTCACTACTGTATCGGCGCCAACCTGGCACGCACCGAGATCAGGTTGATGTTCGAGGCGATCGCTGATCTGTTGCCTGATATCGAGGTTCTCGGCGAACCGCAGCGGTTGCGCTCCGGCTGGATCAACGGCATCAAGGACCTACAGGTCGCTTATTGCTGA
- a CDS encoding TetR/AcrR family transcriptional regulator, with translation MSSEAVATRKRDRRPEQTIRKVLDAGLEELHQTSFSALTMRMVAARAGVSPASAYTYFPSKSALVAEIYLRLLRDTAVHTDVNKTTRDRVSTTLREMALVVADEPELTNACSAALMADDPAVTPIRAQIGTEVITRIQASLGPGWPEPVATTLLMTFAGALMTARFLSFDQIADQLDAAVGLILGES, from the coding sequence GTGTCCAGCGAAGCCGTCGCAACGCGGAAACGGGACCGCCGCCCCGAGCAGACCATCCGCAAGGTGCTCGACGCCGGACTCGAAGAACTGCATCAGACATCGTTCAGTGCGCTGACCATGCGCATGGTGGCCGCCAGGGCCGGGGTGTCGCCGGCGAGCGCGTACACCTATTTCCCCTCCAAGAGCGCGCTGGTCGCCGAGATCTATCTGCGGCTGCTGCGCGACACCGCAGTGCACACCGACGTCAACAAGACCACTCGGGACCGGGTCAGCACGACGCTGCGGGAGATGGCGCTGGTGGTCGCCGACGAACCCGAGCTGACCAACGCGTGCAGCGCCGCGTTGATGGCAGACGACCCGGCGGTGACGCCCATCCGGGCACAGATCGGCACCGAGGTGATCACCCGGATCCAGGCCTCACTGGGGCCAGGCTGGCCCGAGCCGGTGGCCACCACGCTGCTGATGACATTTGCCGGCGCCCTCATGACAGCCCGGTTCCTGTCGTTCGACCAGATCGCCGATCAGTTGGACGCCGCCGTGGGCCTGATCCTGGGAGAGTCCTAG
- the purU gene encoding formyltetrahydrofolate deformylase produces MAGDDTKLRQQFPPTRDAYPNEDIGRLLLRCADRSGLVAAVSSFLAGVGANIISLDQHATEQSGGIFMQRTIFHLPGLSAARDELRENFAREVAGPFEIDFTLTDASRPKRVAILASREDHCLLDLLWRNRRGELDMAVAFVIANHADLADQVRPFGVPFIHVPAHKEIRADAEARMLGILKGNVDLVVLARYMQILTPEFLAEVGCPVINIHHSFLPAFIGAAPYRRARERGVKLVGATAHYVTEDLDEGPIIEQDVVRVDHRHGVSDLVRLGADVERAVLSRAVLWHCEDRIIRYGNQTVVF; encoded by the coding sequence ATGGCCGGCGACGACACCAAACTCCGACAGCAATTCCCGCCCACCCGCGATGCCTATCCGAACGAGGACATCGGGCGTCTGCTGCTGCGCTGTGCAGACCGCTCCGGGTTGGTGGCCGCGGTGAGTTCCTTCCTGGCCGGTGTCGGCGCCAACATCATTTCGCTGGACCAGCATGCCACCGAGCAGTCGGGTGGAATTTTCATGCAGCGCACCATCTTCCACCTTCCCGGGCTCAGCGCGGCCCGCGACGAACTGCGGGAGAACTTCGCTCGGGAGGTGGCCGGTCCGTTCGAGATCGACTTCACCCTCACCGACGCCTCACGCCCCAAGCGGGTCGCCATCCTGGCCTCCCGAGAGGATCACTGCCTGCTGGATCTGCTGTGGCGCAACCGGCGCGGGGAACTGGACATGGCGGTGGCGTTCGTCATCGCCAACCACGCCGACCTCGCCGATCAGGTCCGACCGTTCGGGGTGCCGTTCATCCACGTGCCCGCGCACAAAGAGATCCGCGCCGATGCCGAGGCGCGGATGTTGGGCATCCTCAAGGGCAACGTCGATCTGGTGGTGCTGGCCCGGTACATGCAGATTCTGACGCCGGAGTTCCTCGCCGAGGTGGGTTGTCCGGTGATCAACATCCACCACTCGTTCTTGCCCGCGTTCATCGGGGCGGCGCCGTACCGCCGGGCACGGGAGCGCGGCGTCAAGCTGGTGGGTGCGACGGCGCACTACGTGACCGAGGACCTGGACGAGGGGCCGATCATCGAGCAGGACGTGGTGCGGGTTGATCATCGGCACGGGGTGTCGGATCTGGTGCGCCTCGGAGCGGATGTCGAACGCGCCGTGCTGTCTCGTGCGGTGCTCTGGCACTGCGAAGATCGGATCATCCGGTACGGCAACCAGACGGTGGTCTTCTAG
- a CDS encoding SDR family NAD(P)-dependent oxidoreductase yields MTTWFITGSSRGLGRALVTAALDAGDQVVATARNPSDLADLVEVGDHRIVAIPLDVTDPDAARAAIAAGVRRFGRIDVVVNNAGYANVAPIEIADDGDFRAQFETNFWGVYNVSRAAIAPLREQGGGTLVQVSSVGGRVGGSPGIGSYQSAKFAVDGFSRVLAVETAPFGIRVMVVEPSGFATDWAGSSMTVNAVPAEYDQTVGEFNRRVRGTSTAAGDPERAARIILEAAAREHPPTHLLLGVNAVEMALDYSQRQIDEATAWEAVSRSADYGQPFPAPFPG; encoded by the coding sequence ATGACTACTTGGTTCATCACCGGCTCATCCCGCGGCCTGGGCCGCGCCCTGGTCACTGCGGCCCTCGATGCGGGCGACCAGGTGGTCGCCACCGCGCGAAACCCTTCCGACCTTGCTGACCTGGTGGAGGTGGGCGACCACCGCATCGTGGCCATTCCGCTGGATGTAACCGATCCCGACGCGGCCCGAGCCGCCATCGCCGCCGGTGTGCGACGCTTCGGCCGCATCGACGTGGTGGTCAACAACGCGGGCTACGCCAATGTGGCACCGATCGAGATCGCCGACGACGGTGACTTCCGCGCCCAGTTCGAGACCAACTTCTGGGGCGTCTACAACGTCTCCCGCGCCGCAATCGCCCCGCTGCGCGAGCAGGGTGGCGGCACCCTGGTGCAGGTCTCGTCGGTTGGCGGACGGGTCGGCGGCTCGCCGGGCATCGGCTCCTACCAGTCGGCCAAGTTCGCCGTAGACGGATTCAGCCGGGTGTTGGCGGTCGAGACAGCGCCGTTCGGAATCCGGGTGATGGTGGTGGAGCCCAGCGGATTTGCCACCGATTGGGCCGGTTCATCGATGACCGTGAACGCCGTCCCGGCGGAGTACGACCAGACGGTCGGGGAATTCAACCGGCGGGTGCGTGGCACCAGCACCGCCGCGGGCGACCCCGAGCGGGCCGCGCGGATCATCCTGGAGGCAGCCGCGCGTGAGCATCCGCCGACGCACCTGCTGCTTGGTGTCAACGCCGTGGAGATGGCACTGGACTATTCGCAACGCCAGATCGACGAAGCGACTGCGTGGGAGGCCGTCAGCCGCTCGGCTGATTACGGACAGCCCTTTCCGGCACCGTTTCCCGGCTAG
- a CDS encoding TetR/AcrR family transcriptional regulator translates to MTSTGFQRARSPEAKQQREDAILAAATRLGAEHGIRQITLTGLAAAVDMHKSALLRYFETREQIFLRLTATSWQQWSADLLSCTGAMTADTPTSDVAQAFSQTLTSRPLFCDLLAHAPMNLERNVSLDQVRTFKYATHAEVETIVGELRRLRPHLTDIQAVDVIATATSMAGAMWQMATPAPEVAELYRSDPRLQLAVFDVTERLTRILRALIDGYLH, encoded by the coding sequence ATGACGTCGACCGGGTTCCAGCGCGCCCGCTCCCCCGAAGCCAAACAGCAACGGGAGGACGCCATCCTGGCGGCCGCGACCCGTTTGGGCGCCGAACACGGCATCCGGCAGATCACCTTGACCGGACTGGCCGCCGCCGTGGACATGCACAAATCGGCACTGCTGCGCTACTTCGAGACCCGTGAACAGATTTTTCTGAGGTTGACCGCCACGAGCTGGCAGCAGTGGTCCGCGGACCTGCTGTCATGCACCGGCGCGATGACTGCAGATACCCCCACTTCCGATGTTGCCCAGGCCTTTTCGCAGACACTGACCTCGCGCCCGCTGTTCTGCGATCTCCTGGCACACGCCCCGATGAACCTCGAACGCAACGTTTCCCTGGACCAGGTGCGCACGTTCAAGTACGCCACGCATGCCGAGGTTGAGACGATCGTCGGCGAACTCCGCCGACTCCGGCCGCACCTGACCGACATCCAGGCCGTGGACGTGATCGCCACGGCGACCTCGATGGCCGGGGCAATGTGGCAAATGGCTACGCCCGCACCGGAAGTCGCCGAACTCTATCGCAGCGACCCGCGGCTACAGCTCGCCGTGTTCGACGTCACCGAGCGGCTCACCCGCATCCTGCGGGCGCTCATCGACGGCTATCTACACTGA
- a CDS encoding DUF899 domain-containing protein has protein sequence MQAKPPVVDLDTWRSALEDLRRREKAATRELDAIAAQRRRLPMVQLPEYTLIGEEGPVTLADVFGGHHQLIVYNHMWTDGAEWQCGGCTGFTSQFTRLDFLDSYDARFVIVTNGPINEALAYRDKVGNKMPWYSSAQSSFGADVDAAPGAGFAVNVFLRDGDTVYRTWHTNGRGTEQLSHSFALIDVLPWGRQEEWLDSPDGWPSRPTYSGWLDSPEIAKMYGGALRQP, from the coding sequence ATGCAAGCCAAGCCACCCGTCGTCGACCTGGACACCTGGCGCAGTGCCCTCGAGGACCTGCGGCGCCGTGAGAAGGCCGCCACCCGCGAACTCGACGCCATCGCCGCCCAGCGGCGCAGGCTCCCGATGGTGCAGTTACCCGAATACACGCTCATCGGCGAAGAGGGCCCGGTGACCTTGGCTGACGTCTTCGGCGGCCACCATCAGTTGATCGTCTACAACCACATGTGGACCGACGGCGCCGAGTGGCAGTGCGGCGGCTGCACCGGGTTCACCTCCCAGTTCACGCGGCTGGACTTCCTGGACAGCTACGACGCACGTTTTGTCATCGTCACCAATGGTCCGATCAACGAGGCACTGGCCTACCGGGACAAAGTGGGCAACAAAATGCCGTGGTATTCGTCGGCGCAGAGTTCGTTCGGCGCGGATGTCGACGCCGCACCAGGTGCCGGCTTCGCGGTGAACGTCTTCCTGCGCGACGGGGACACCGTTTACCGCACCTGGCACACCAACGGCCGTGGCACCGAACAGCTGAGCCACAGCTTTGCGCTCATCGATGTGCTGCCCTGGGGCAGGCAGGAGGAATGGCTGGATTCACCTGACGGCTGGCCCAGCCGTCCTACCTACTCCGGTTGGCTGGACAGCCCGGAGATCGCGAAGATGTACGGCGGCGCCCTCCGGCAGCCGTGA